The following DNA comes from Frankia casuarinae.
GGTCACGGACCGTGGGGAGCTCGGGCCATTTACCGTCCATCTGTCTCCACATCTGGCCTGCCTGCTGGATAACTGTCCGATTGGGTCGTCCGTCCACCGTGAGGAGTGCGTGACGCGCGGCGTCTGCGGCGGCTTCCGGATCCGGTTCGGGGCGGCGGAGGTAGGCGCGGCAGAGGGCGTTGTGTTTCCCGCCGATCTGCACATAATGGTCGGGGTTGGCCGCGATCTCCAGATCCAGGCCGACACGGGCATGCTGCTCGGCTTGAACACCGTCGCCGACGTGGGCGAGCGCGACGGCGAGGAAGCCGTGTATGAACGCGGCGTCCCCCGGGTTCGGGCCGGGCATGACTGCGCCGTCCCAAAGATGCTCTTGCATGTCGGCCAAGGCGGCGCGGGCGTCGTCGGGTCGGTGCGCGAGCGCCGCGGCCCGTGCCTCGCAGCCGGCGAGGATCGGCAGGGCGAACGGATGGGCGCCTTCCCGTGCCTGGGCGGCGATGTCGGCGGCTTCGCTGTACGCGCGGTTGAAGTAGGCGACGCTGGAACGGATCGCTGCGACGGATCCGTCGAGCAACAGGACGTCGGATCGGCGTGGAGAGCGGGCAGGCAGGAGTTGTTTCGTCTCGTCGGCGTGTTGGCTGGCGACCCGGAGAAGACTGCGTGCGGTGTCGTCGTCGCCGAGATCGAAGGCGAGCGTACCGAGGTAGAAGGCGTACTGTCCGGCGATCAACGTGAGGCGAGCGCGCACCGGCGGCGAGACACGGCGGTCGAGGATGCGTTCGATGTTCTGCCATTCCGGGCCGAGGGCGTCCATGAGTTCGCCATGGGGAGTGACGCGGTAGGCGGCGGCGATGCGGTGGATATGCGCTTCGGCTAGGTCGACACTGAGGGGGTCCGGGTCGGCCCCGGCGATGCTGCGGGAGAGGTCCGCCGCGACCGGGCCGAGTGCCGCGGTCCCCAGCGCCATGGCGCGTAGGGCGTCGCGTCTGTCCGTGGCTCTCGCCTCCCTTGGGTCACCTACGCCTATGGGCCCGTTGCTTGGTCCTCGTCCAGGCAGCGGGCTCGGTGTGATGGGTAGCGTGGCCTGTAGCCCTAACTCCTGCCCTTCCTTCGGGACGCTGCTTTGCGGGGACGGCTGCGCCTTGTCCCGTCGGGGCGGTTCGGCGCCGAGACGTCGCGCCCGCTTCTCTCTGTGTGCCTCATCCCGAAGGTGACGAATCCTCCCGTTGCAACCGAACACGACGTCGAATGCGTCGGCGAGGTCCGGCGATGGTACCTCACGGCCGTTGACTGCCCGGGAAACTTGCTGGCGAGGGAATCCTGTCCGCTCGGCCAGCCGCGTCCTGTTGGTACCAGATTTCTTGATCAATTGTTGGAGTAGGGCCACCAGCTCGTCCAAGGTGTCGTTTCGCTGCCGCTCAGCCTCCAACACCGTCTCTTCCTCCCGCCGCCGGTTCACGGGTGCAACAGACCGGTGCACCCCCTGAACCGGCCCGATGCGATCTGGCCCTGATCTGGTGCGCAGTGTGTCATGTCCTTACCGGCGGATGTGCCGACCGGCACCCGGAGGCCAGGGAGGATCCATGCCGACTACGGACTCTCCCTGCGGGTCGCCGGTGGCCGCCGCCGATGGTGGCCGTCTTGTCTGCGCCGGATCGCCGGGCGGGCAGAGGACGGCCGCATATACCGGGAGGGGGAACGGGCCCCACCGCTCGCAGGTGCCCTCCCCCTCCCGGACCCTGCCGACGCCCCGCCCCGGCCTGGACTGGATTCCCGTGCGGGACGGGGCACCGGCGAACTATTCGATCTCCGTGCTCGACGGCGAGGGAAATCCGGTCGAAACCTTGATCGGCTGGTCGACCCCCCAGCTCGCCGACGAGTACGCCCGCACCCTGACCGGTATCGCCGGCTACCGGGTGGTGCCCTGCCGTCGGGCCGGCGGCCCCTGAGACCGGGGGCGCCCCTTCCCCGAGGCGGCCCCCACCTGATCCCTCCCCGCCCGCGGCGACCGATGCCACCGGTGCGCTTCCGTGAGCGCATGCCGCGGGCGGGGAGGCTCCATCACACACGAGGAGACAAACGCATGGGCGGGCGAAACCCCGGCACCCCGGTGAGCGCACCGTTGAACTGGCGCCGGGCAACCTGCGCCCCCTCGGCCCAGTTCGCCCGGGACGGCGCAGAGGTCGTCATCCGCTACCGGTATGCCGGCGAGGTCCACGAGCTACGGTTTCCCGGCGTCGTCTGGTTCGCGCTCGTTCAAGAGGCCCATGCGGCCACGTTCACTACGCTCACCTCCGCGTGGACGGCATGGGCGGTCGCTGGCGGCTTGGTCCGCCATGTGGACGGTCATGTGGATCTGCGCTACGGATATCTGGGGCTTCGGGAGATTCGTTTGCCGGCCACGATCTGGGGTCAGATCCTCGCCGCGATCCGGGCGCGAGCCATAGATGATCTCTAAGGATGACGACCCGCGGACGTCCGCAGGCCACGTTCCGCGGCTGCCCATACTGCGTCAGCACCGGGCGCGCCGCATTCGGTCCGCCGGTGCTCCTGGGTCGGCGGTCTGGAGAACCTGCCCCACCCTTCCAGCAACATCATCGAGGAATGTGCAAACATGCTTGGCCTTCTTGCTCTCCGTGCGACCGTCGTCCCGACCGATGGTCTGATCACCCTGGAACGTGACCACCACCGGGAGATCGGGCTGACCAGGGCCCAGGTGGAGAAGCTGACAGACTCGAGTCTCGACTTCACCGAGGCCGGATCCATGATTTTTGCCGCGTTGGCGTCTACGACCGGCGAGCTCGAGAGGACATTGCGGCCGGGACGGCAGCTCACCGACGATGACCTGGCTGAACTGAACACCCTCGGCGACGCGTACAAGACCCAGACCATTCTTCTCGTACAGCTGTACGTCGACTCGGTCATCCGAGGAAACGCGCTGCTGCGTGAGGAGCAGCTCCCTCTCTGTCAGACTTGAGCATTCCTGGCGGCGTGGCCGCCACCTGATCGGATGCGACGATGTTCACCCACCTGCTTCCCGTCCGTCTAGTACGTCGAGGGCCTGAACCAGCACGGTCGTGGCGGTCTGGACTGATGCGAGCAGGTCGTCCCGGCTTGCTCCAGGAATCGACCCTGCGTCCAAGCCGGCTCGCGCGACGTACGCCGAGAGCTCGCCGGTCTGGGTCGATGTCATCCGCGCCCGGCAGACCGGGTTGCCCAGTAGTTCCCGGGCGACGAAGGCGTCCGCGGAATGCTCGGCCATGTCGATCAGCTCAGCGCACTGGAGATCGATCCCCTCGTTGACTGCCGCAGATGAGGCGAGGTCGACTGCGGTCAGGCCAAGTCGGAGATGGAACATCGTTGTTGGCCGGTCGCAGGAGAAACGAGCGGACCGGACCGCACCGAGCAGGGCTTCGAGGTCTATGTTGTCCCGCCGAGCGGCCCCGATGTTGATGTAAGCGCGAAGGCATGCCGCTACGGCGGTTTCCCAGGGCTGGCTCACCACGCTGCTGTCAATAAGGGCTAGTGCCGGATCGGTGTGCCCGCTGCGGACGTGGGCGATGATGCGTGCCTGGCGGGATTCTCGGAGCATTTCCTGGGCATCGTCGTATCGTGCTGCGTGCGCTGCTGCTTCTTCCCAGCGGCCGGCGGCCACCAGGTTTCGGGTGCCATCGTCGAGCATAACGACACGCATCCATTGAGCGGCTTTTGGGTACTCGCTATCCGCCGTGATGAATCCGCGGAAGGAGATGCGCTCGCCGTGGATCAGGGCGTCGCTGCCTGTGCGGGCTGCCCGTTCGATCTCGTTCAGCTCGTGGTGGGCACCGCCGGGATTTCCGGCCCGGCGGGTAAGACGGGTCAGGTTCACCAGCGGCTGTAGTGCGGCTATGATCGCGCTGCCAGATAGCGGCAGTGCGGCCTGGAATATGAGGAACTGGCGTCGGCACAGGTCAACTGCGAGGTCGGGAACACCGCAGTCGGCCGCAATCAACGCCGACAGGTTCCACACCGTGCAAGCGAGATTGATTCGGTCGTGGGGGTCGGTCGGCTCGTGGCAGGACTCCGCGCACTCGCGTACGCTGCGCACCCGAGCTTCGAGGTCTGTGCAACGAAATCGGTGCTGCTCGACAAGAGGAAAACGGGCCACGGCGCGTTCCGCGTCGCCATCGACCGTCAATGTCGGCCGCCCCCGCTGCATCGTTGTCCCGATACGTCGCATCGCTGGCAGGGGCTTGGTCGCTCCGGTGGGCGGGCCCAGGATGGCGGCACGCGCCGCCCAGGCCAGCGTGCTCTGTGTTCGGCTTGGCAATCCGAGGCGGTTCCAGTGAAAGATCGTCAGGTAGCTTGCCACGTCTCGGAGGCCCCGCTCCAGCGTGCCCGTGCGAGCTGCGCTGCCGAGGCTCTGCCCGGCTTGCCGGAAGGCGTCGGCCCAGCCCGCCGCATAGGCGAGAGGACCGTCTGCGTGCAGCAGCGGCCCGTCCGGAGTCGTGTCGACGAGCATCAACCGTTTGAGGTCGCTGATCATCGCCGTCAGCTTCGAGGTGGGGACGTCGGCGGGCAGGGGTCGTTCCAGAGTGACCCGGTGCCAGACGTCGCCTTGTTCGTACCATTCCAAGCCCGCTGCGCGCAGCAAACAGGTGCTCAGGAGCAGCGACAGTTCACGTCGGCCGAGCTCGGCGTCGGGATTACGGCTCAAATTCATGATGGAGTTGCTGTCAGCGCAGAACAGCCTGTGGGCGATGTCGATGCCGACCCCGCCGCCGAAAGCCGCTGTCTCTGCCTCGTATGTTCCTGTCCACCATCGGGCGATCCTGCCCTCGGTGACGAGCTCATCGAGGGCGGCCGCGGTGCTTGCCTTCATCACAGTTCCGGTTGGTCCTGGTCGGAGGCGAATCCTCCAGCAGGGATATTTCCGCATGAACCACCATGCAGCGACGATGCCGCAGTTTCCGGCACGATGGAGTAGTGGCGCGATGTAACGGGCAGCGGCCTGTTCGGCGGCGTGCCAGTCGGTGAACTCGATGTAGATCTGCCACCAGTCGGAGGCGACCTGTTGGTGAAGGGCCTGTCGTCCGGACCGCTGGTAGATGGCGGCGGCCTCAGCCAGTTCCGCTGGCTTCATGCGCTCGTCTCCGGCGGCCTCGTTCAGCGGTATCCCGGTCAACAGCTTCAGAACGGCGCGCTCGACATCCCTGTCGACGAGCGAGGCGCCTTCGGTTCCGCTTTCTTCTTCCGTTGCTCCGGGTGTCAGTCGATCAGTAGACACGCATCCCATCCAGAGCGCGGCGCGACAGTATGCGCGGCAGTGTGCAGGGTGAGGGCCGTGCCGGCTGTCCCGTTCAGGAGCCCGGGGCCGGCAACCAGGGTGACCCGCAAAGTCATTGATGCAGGTCAGCGGGGTTGTCGAGAGTGAGGATGGCCAGGAGCAGGGCGTTGTCGTGTCGGATTCTGCGGATGGTCGGGGCGATGCGGTTATGGCCAGCGAGGCGAATCAGCCCGATGATCAGGTTACGGAGTGTGGTCATGATGCGGGGCAGTGGGCCGGTCCGAACCCGCGAGGCATCCTCACGGAACGTCACATCGCGCACCCAGTGGACCTTGTTCTCGATCGTCCAATGCCCTCGGGCGTAGCCCGCGAGATCAGCGGGTGTGACCGCGTCGAGGGTGAGGCTCGTCAGGACGTGGACCGTGACAGTGCTCGGGATCGTCCGGGTGACCCGGGCCCGGCCCGTGCCGGTGGTCACGGTCCGCCGGACATGACGGCGGATCCGCGCCACGGTGCGGGCGTGGGGATAGCGGGCACGGATCGCCTCGCTGGCCTGGGCCAGCTGGATGGTGCGTCGTTCGAACCGTCCATGGGCCCTGCCCTCGGCGCTGTGCCCGATCGGGATCTTCGTCCAGTCGGTCGCCTGGTGGCAGTCGACCGACAACGCCGGGGTGTTCGCCTTCACCGTGAACACGAAGTGCGCTCCCAGCTCGGTGACGATCAGGTCGGCGTGGGCGCGGGTCGTGTGCAACGCATCAGCGGTCACCACCACCCCATCCAGCGGATCATGGGAATGCAGTTCGCGGAGCAGCGGTGCGAACGCGGTGACCTCGTTCGTCTTCGCGCCGACCTCATGCTCGGCGAGCACCACACCCGTGCCGTGTTCGGCGACCGCGAGCAGGTGCGGTGCCCGCCCCTCAGGCCCAGCCGCGCCACGCAGGGTCTTCCCGTCGACCGCGACCACCCGCCGCCCACCACCACGGGCCTGGCGGGCGCGGGCCGCGGCGAACATCCCGACCGCCCTCGCCAGCGCCGAGCTGTCCACCGCGGACAGGACCCGGATCATCGTGTCCACCGACGGTGCCTGCGGCTGCCCGGTCACCGGATGGACCCGCGCCCCGAGAGCGGTCAGGACCTGCGTCGGGGCGTGCGCAGCCCAGGCCGCGATCTCCTCCACCGACTTCTCCCCCGCGGCGACCGCTGCGGCGGACAGTCCCAGGATCACCGGGAGCCGGTGACGTATCCCTCGCGGGTCCCGCGGGTCAGGCACCCCGGCGAGTACGTCGGCGAGCCCCTGCACCTCACCGCCGTGCGCCCCCAGGACCCGCAGCGACCGCCGCATCCGGACCAGCTGCCCCGACCCGGCCTGTCCGAGATCGGTGGGAGTGACGGGCATGCGAGACTGGACCGGCAACGGGGCTCCCTACGGCTGGTGATCTAGGCAATCCCCGTCCTACCGGGACCCCGTTGCCTCACCGCAGCCACCCTCACCGTGGTGGCCCGCCGTTGTTCCCCCGGACCCCACGGCCCCACCGCCCCACCCACCCCACCGGCTGTCACAGAACGTCATCGGTGGCGTTTCCGCCGGCGCCGGAACCCACCCTCACACGCGCTACTCACAGCGACGAAACAGCAGCCGGGCCCGGATCCTCACACCACCACCGGCCCCAGCCCCCCGCACCCCGTCTCACACCGTCTACCTGCACAAACAGACTTTGCGGGTCACCCTGGGCCGGCAACGGGCTCGAAGTCAGCGAATCGAACCAGGTTGTCAGCCAAGCACTGCAATTGGTCGGCAAGTACCGGTGTTATGGCATCGTGAGCTGCGCGCCAGACTGTCTGATACACACCGGCCCAACCGTGGCACAGTCCACCATCTTTGATCCGCCCCAGCTGAACGGGATCGTTGAGACACTGGAAAAGCGCCTGTTCATACTTCTGCTGGCGGCGACCGTCACCGAGAGCGAGCGCCGCGAGCTGGCCCGCGCGGGCAAGCCCGGGAGTGCCGTAACACCAACTGGGACGCGCCGGGCCGGGC
Coding sequences within:
- a CDS encoding XRE family transcriptional regulator, whose translation is MALGTAALGPVAADLSRSIAGADPDPLSVDLAEAHIHRIAAAYRVTPHGELMDALGPEWQNIERILDRRVSPPVRARLTLIAGQYAFYLGTLAFDLGDDDTARSLLRVASQHADETKQLLPARSPRRSDVLLLDGSVAAIRSSVAYFNRAYSEAADIAAQAREGAHPFALPILAGCEARAAALAHRPDDARAALADMQEHLWDGAVMPGPNPGDAAFIHGFLAVALAHVGDGVQAEQHARVGLDLEIAANPDHYVQIGGKHNALCRAYLRRPEPDPEAAADAARHALLTVDGRPNRTVIQQAGQMWRQMDGKWPELPTVRDLGEIVQTSRRALESGPGDPASACA
- a CDS encoding thiopeptide-type bacteriocin biosynthesis protein encodes the protein MSTDRLTPGATEEESGTEGASLVDRDVERAVLKLLTGIPLNEAAGDERMKPAELAEAAAIYQRSGRQALHQQVASDWWQIYIEFTDWHAAEQAAARYIAPLLHRAGNCGIVAAWWFMRKYPCWRIRLRPGPTGTVMKASTAAALDELVTEGRIARWWTGTYEAETAAFGGGVGIDIAHRLFCADSNSIMNLSRNPDAELGRRELSLLLSTCLLRAAGLEWYEQGDVWHRVTLERPLPADVPTSKLTAMISDLKRLMLVDTTPDGPLLHADGPLAYAAGWADAFRQAGQSLGSAARTGTLERGLRDVASYLTIFHWNRLGLPSRTQSTLAWAARAAILGPPTGATKPLPAMRRIGTTMQRGRPTLTVDGDAERAVARFPLVEQHRFRCTDLEARVRSVRECAESCHEPTDPHDRINLACTVWNLSALIAADCGVPDLAVDLCRRQFLIFQAALPLSGSAIIAALQPLVNLTRLTRRAGNPGGAHHELNEIERAARTGSDALIHGERISFRGFITADSEYPKAAQWMRVVMLDDGTRNLVAAGRWEEAAAHAARYDDAQEMLRESRQARIIAHVRSGHTDPALALIDSSVVSQPWETAVAACLRAYINIGAARRDNIDLEALLGAVRSARFSCDRPTTMFHLRLGLTAVDLASSAAVNEGIDLQCAELIDMAEHSADAFVARELLGNPVCRARMTSTQTGELSAYVARAGLDAGSIPGASRDDLLASVQTATTVLVQALDVLDGREAGG
- a CDS encoding ISAs1 family transposase yields the protein MPVTPTDLGQAGSGQLVRMRRSLRVLGAHGGEVQGLADVLAGVPDPRDPRGIRHRLPVILGLSAAAVAAGEKSVEEIAAWAAHAPTQVLTALGARVHPVTGQPQAPSVDTMIRVLSAVDSSALARAVGMFAAARARQARGGGRRVVAVDGKTLRGAAGPEGRAPHLLAVAEHGTGVVLAEHEVGAKTNEVTAFAPLLRELHSHDPLDGVVVTADALHTTRAHADLIVTELGAHFVFTVKANTPALSVDCHQATDWTKIPIGHSAEGRAHGRFERRTIQLAQASEAIRARYPHARTVARIRRHVRRTVTTGTGRARVTRTIPSTVTVHVLTSLTLDAVTPADLAGYARGHWTIENKVHWVRDVTFREDASRVRTGPLPRIMTTLRNLIIGLIRLAGHNRIAPTIRRIRHDNALLLAILTLDNPADLHQ